TGCCATAATTTACGGAAGTATTGCATAATCCTTGAGTAGAAGCTCTTCATAAGTTCAATAGCCAATCACATAATGAAACGACTTGCTCTTCATTAGTTAAATTTGCTGCATTGGTTAAACGGCGATCGTTCAGTTGCTGATAGATTTCTTGAGCCATATGATCGGCGATCGCTGCACCAATAAAAAACGTTTCAGGATAGCAATTTTGATCGGAGAACGCTTTTCTGATCCGTCCAAGTGCTGAATTTGCCGTTTTCCAATGCTCATCTGCTCCGGCTGGATCAATTCCTCCTTTAAGTTCTCCCAGAGCAAGATAATTTTCCGGCTGATGATGTGCTGAATCCTTATTTTTACCCAATATAATCTCCTGGGGGGAAGCATTCAATAGGCAAAGATCTACATTCTTTTTGACGGTTGGGACAGTCAAGTTATATATTAAAGTTCGTTGATTGCGATCCAATCTCCAATGTAACCCTTTAACCTGTTTCTCAATTTCTGGTTCAAAATTGTAAGCTATCCAATTTTTACTTTTAACATCCAGATACTGCAAATCCAGTCCACGAATTGAGCAAGTCGAGATAAAAACTCTCGTAAAGCCCCACAAACCTAATGCACCCGCTAAATTCCGAATACTACCCCCAAGAGCGTCCCCTCTAGTCAGCAGAAAGCGATAGACTAACTCATCAATAAATGCAGTTCCCGATGGCTCCAAAAAATTTTCTAGCAAATTTCTAATCGCTTCTTGTTTATCTGATTCTCGTAAGTAATTTTTAGCCTTACCAGAAATACCGGCTGCTGTAAGTAACGCATCATTGATGTTATCAATCATCAACAAGTCACTAGGATCTTTAGCTCTTGATGCCAACACCTTAAGGGCTTTTGCTTCTTCGATGAAAGGAGTAGCTTTCTTGTTTTTCTCTAAGGCTAAAGATATAAATCCTGAGCGAATCTGATCGTAAGGAGTGATCAAGTCCTGATAAAGCCTTAAGTGTTGATCAAATGACATTTAGCTTTCCTTCTTCCAAACATAAATACATTTTCTTAAAGGCTGCCGTCCATGTTTACCCATTTGTTGAGAGCTATTCCCTTTTCCTTGAGGGAGAACCATAATATTTTCAATTCTAAATCCTATCTCTTCAGCTATCTTTGAGAGAAGGAGATCTACTGATATCGATATTCCCGCATATCTAACATTATCATTGACCATAAACATTCTGCCATCTTTCTGTAAAACACGATAACAGTCTTGGATCACACAAGCCATTTCATAAAAATACCCTTTCACCATACGCACAATTCCTGGATTATTCAATTGCTTGTTCTGTCTTTGATGATCGAGGTCATTGAAAATTTGTTGTAATAACGGCATCTGGTTACAAATATCAATAGCAGTTTTCCATGATTGATTGAAAGTAATTAGATCTTTAAACTTGTTTTCTACTGTGCAAGTCAACATAGCCTGACGCAAACGCACTAATTCAATTTCATTAACTCCCAGCACTGCATGTTCTAAGGCATAAGTTCGTGTATAGTCATAACGGTTGCAGTAAGGGGGGGAAGTCATAATTCCTGAATAGTGTTCAGATTTTAATTGAGGTAAAATATCTAAACAAGACCCTTTGATTAAATTGATTTTTCCTGGTTTCAACTCTCCTTGAAGTAAGGACAATAAATCATGGGGTTGATCGTGATGGATTAAATCTTCTTTGATTTGATTCATCTGCCGATCAATGGCTTGATCAAATGATAATATTTTACCCTTTTTAAATGTCTTAGAACCTTGCTTACGATCAGCCCTGTGATCCCATCGCAAATACTGCCCATCTTTTCTGGTATAACTAATCGATTCTAAGATAGATAATAAGGCAAATAATAAGATTTCTTGAGTCTCTATATCTTCATTCTGGATCTCATACAGATAACGTCCTATTTGAGTTTGAGCGATTTGGGGATATGCACCATCAGTAATTCGTAATGTATTCAATTCTTGGGTTTTTCCCTCTCTATTCCAAGGTTGTTCGACCAACCAATATTCTAGTCTCGATAACAGTTTGTTTCTGTTTCCCCTTCTAGCAATTAGATTAGCTTCTATGATTTTTTGTCCCACAGGTAAGAGTTCAATCCCATCAGCATCGTAACCTAAAGAGGAGCAGGCAAATAAAGCTGTCCCGG
This is a stretch of genomic DNA from Roseofilum capinflatum BLCC-M114. It encodes these proteins:
- a CDS encoding AvaI/BsoBI family type II restriction endonuclease — translated: MSFDQHLRLYQDLITPYDQIRSGFISLALEKNKKATPFIEEAKALKVLASRAKDPSDLLMIDNINDALLTAAGISGKAKNYLRESDKQEAIRNLLENFLEPSGTAFIDELVYRFLLTRGDALGGSIRNLAGALGLWGFTRVFISTCSIRGLDLQYLDVKSKNWIAYNFEPEIEKQVKGLHWRLDRNQRTLIYNLTVPTVKKNVDLCLLNASPQEIILGKNKDSAHHQPENYLALGELKGGIDPAGADEHWKTANSALGRIRKAFSDQNCYPETFFIGAAIADHMAQEIYQQLNDRRLTNAANLTNEEQVVSLCDWLLNL
- a CDS encoding DNA methyltransferase, translating into MPPHKLKSDIDTNDYLSKIELLDRELYQHFYPVIMLNPALNRKHISFQANKDRSYYRLYKYKEAFSADLVEYLFQQYSVLEGKILDPFAGSGTALFACSSLGYDADGIELLPVGQKIIEANLIARRGNRNKLLSRLEYWLVEQPWNREGKTQELNTLRITDGAYPQIAQTQIGRYLYEIQNEDIETQEILLFALLSILESISYTRKDGQYLRWDHRADRKQGSKTFKKGKILSFDQAIDRQMNQIKEDLIHHDQPHDLLSLLQGELKPGKINLIKGSCLDILPQLKSEHYSGIMTSPPYCNRYDYTRTYALEHAVLGVNEIELVRLRQAMLTCTVENKFKDLITFNQSWKTAIDICNQMPLLQQIFNDLDHQRQNKQLNNPGIVRMVKGYFYEMACVIQDCYRVLQKDGRMFMVNDNVRYAGISISVDLLLSKIAEEIGFRIENIMVLPQGKGNSSQQMGKHGRQPLRKCIYVWKKES